From a single Methanomicrobium sp. W14 genomic region:
- a CDS encoding SAM-dependent methyltransferase HcgC family protein: MTDSITCETGITPTVMTFFSDCTVYDLIDAVAGVKVLSVLEWMMKKRISPGKCLIMGSYLTGAKLADCLSEKSRVTVVDINPQTHFLLGDRVRVAGCIEEVSDERWDMIVDTTGFGGTDPKSLLKLRTPDVFIVENPCSDGSGDALKKINHSRKLLETMNAPAGGLLHSGGLNSKTSGTMTIAIEILRRSMEDALSMDGVLYAAASMEFYERILFKEKNPEKFVKSLKKNAFTVSSVNSVDCNDIITNNLGRLKSEVIDFGGGKNKGVLSF, translated from the coding sequence ATGACGGATAGCATAACCTGCGAAACGGGAATCACTCCAACTGTTATGACTTTTTTTTCGGACTGTACAGTATACGACCTTATTGACGCTGTTGCAGGAGTAAAAGTCCTCTCAGTACTTGAATGGATGATGAAAAAACGCATCTCTCCCGGGAAATGTCTTATTATGGGTTCATATCTTACGGGTGCAAAGCTTGCAGACTGCCTGTCTGAAAAGTCCCGTGTGACGGTTGTCGATATCAACCCCCAGACGCATTTTCTTCTCGGTGACCGGGTTAGGGTTGCAGGCTGCATTGAAGAGGTTTCGGATGAGAGATGGGACATGATTGTTGATACGACGGGTTTCGGAGGAACGGACCCAAAAAGTCTTCTGAAGTTACGGACTCCGGATGTTTTTATTGTTGAAAACCCGTGTTCTGATGGCAGCGGAGATGCTTTGAAAAAAATCAATCACAGCAGAAAACTGCTTGAAACAATGAACGCACCAGCGGGTGGACTTTTGCATTCCGGTGGTCTGAATTCAAAAACTTCAGGTACAATGACCATTGCAATCGAAATTCTGCGCAGGTCTATGGAGGATGCACTCTCAATGGACGGGGTATTATATGCTGCGGCATCGATGGAATTTTACGAACGGATTCTTTTCAAAGAAAAGAACCCGGAAAAATTTGTGAAAAGCCTGAAGAAAAATGCCTTTACTGTTTCATCCGTAAACTCTGTGGACTGCAACGATATTATCACAAATAACCTTGGAAGACTAAAATCAGAGGTCATTGATTTTGGGGGTGGGAAAAATAAAGGCGTCTTATCTTTTTAA
- a CDS encoding Nif3-like dinuclear metal center hexameric protein, with protein MGKIKASYLFKRIEEKIPPNLALDNDKIGLTDRTGDCDFEVEKVLVLMDYLSPGAGDFTDYDSYDLLILHHPPAEKPPLPAYVIHSNWDIVRGGACDALADCLNVISEEVLDENTGLGRIGTLKCGPVPLSEFCRDVMEKLGINFIRTVNYRGDVMIERISLVSGFGLKNPGLIEKAQQKGADLFLSGDLVHSCAVAAKNSGFVLLDASHYATELPGLYKLGRVIEGLGVKANVIDTKIPWTVIH; from the coding sequence GTGGGAAAAATAAAGGCGTCTTATCTTTTTAAAAGAATTGAAGAGAAAATACCTCCAAATCTGGCTTTGGACAACGATAAAATCGGTCTTACAGACAGGACGGGTGATTGCGATTTTGAAGTGGAAAAAGTTTTGGTCCTTATGGACTACCTATCTCCCGGGGCCGGGGACTTTACAGACTACGACAGTTATGACCTTCTAATCCTTCATCATCCCCCGGCGGAAAAACCTCCTCTTCCTGCATACGTTATTCATTCCAACTGGGATATCGTCAGAGGCGGAGCCTGCGACGCACTTGCCGACTGCCTTAATGTCATTTCCGAGGAAGTTCTTGATGAGAATACCGGGCTTGGGAGAATCGGGACTTTAAAATGCGGGCCGGTTCCACTCTCTGAATTCTGCAGAGATGTAATGGAAAAACTTGGTATAAACTTTATCAGAACGGTAAACTACCGGGGTGACGTGATGATTGAAAGAATCAGCCTGGTGTCCGGTTTTGGTCTCAAAAATCCGGGTCTCATAGAAAAAGCACAGCAAAAAGGAGCAGACCTTTTCCTTTCAGGTGATCTGGTTCATTCATGCGCAGTTGCCGCAAAAAATTCCGGCTTTGTTCTTTTGGACGCATCACATTATGCAACCGAACTTCCCGGCCTGTACAAACTTGGCAGAGTGATAGAAGGACTCGGCGTAAAAGCCAATGTAATCGATACAAAAATTCCGTGGACAGTCATCCACTGA
- a CDS encoding UPF0254 family protein — MIKIATAECFTHGRIGMEIHAFSRGYFNDYVIDLDPEVYRLSLVASLFIPTLTGVRSILGFEPLKPEETIDDIKVYDQEKDNLMAVKMAEAVRSKTGADIGIGTTAGIGKGAIAVLTNDLKVVASSGMYADLRSSDVHQIMKREDYGVKKALLLLENVLKGEIKADKSEILYF; from the coding sequence ATGATAAAAATAGCTACCGCCGAGTGTTTCACCCACGGCAGAATAGGTATGGAAATCCACGCTTTTTCACGCGGGTACTTTAATGATTACGTTATTGACCTTGACCCTGAGGTGTACAGGTTGTCGCTTGTGGCGTCCCTGTTCATTCCGACGCTTACAGGTGTCAGGAGTATTCTTGGTTTTGAACCCCTTAAACCTGAGGAAACGATAGACGACATAAAGGTGTATGATCAGGAGAAGGATAATTTAATGGCGGTAAAAATGGCCGAAGCCGTCAGGTCAAAGACCGGTGCGGATATAGGCATAGGCACTACGGCCGGCATCGGAAAAGGTGCGATCGCCGTTTTGACCAATGACTTAAAGGTTGTAGCCTCTTCAGGTATGTATGCGGATTTGAGGTCTTCTGATGTGCACCAGATTATGAAAAGGGAGGATTATGGTGTGAAAAAGGCTCTCCTTCTCCTTGAAAACGTTTTGAAAGGAGAAATAAAAGCTGATAAAAGCGAAATCCTTTATTTCTGA
- the hmdC gene encoding 5,10-methenyltetrahydromethanopterin hydrogenase cofactor biosynthesis protein HmdC, protein MEDVIRRAVSDPMAAWELSKTKKDPAEIVECVSRLDRNETMKLGMNFKRFPIGCDLTEVLVGTCASDLDKIDIMGNSFLSDSIGASVHVCAYAFADIAEANGMKGIDLFKEIRENTEVPLDLDHFGSYGPMRFPKEITGCSGWCYNQGPPFEGCPRDRIHVRLVDKEKEDLCDRDEWVKVSSSVAVNLTCVQGAEGHAAPLKEAVDVAGLAKKYGKPVEAIMFAGDGYEDLIKGFSSALDIGADIFVIEGGPFNRAENRLDAFSRAVAVARILAPGKIVVTNGAYEDECRIGLRSGLNGIITGFPKNHHGYMCGYSPGTAKRGRFGLPRVMQIIREEVKEGLTHAPIGKGELESLARAVKAAGQSNVYPEKIGYTYVGDAHWVSLPSTPLYERVSVKNTVSDIVKMADEGIIGESVALLGGRFVSWVIAKELDGRVDRIRISDADSWVEQVTVDNLSCGLKSEVCRAYSDDKAAYDQSDSTIICSTIPFLSEKISCGLKNSIKLV, encoded by the coding sequence ATGGAAGATGTAATCAGAAGAGCTGTATCGGACCCAATGGCCGCATGGGAGCTTTCAAAAACAAAGAAAGACCCGGCAGAGATTGTCGAATGCGTATCGCGTCTTGACAGAAACGAAACGATGAAACTGGGGATGAATTTTAAGAGGTTTCCTATAGGTTGCGATTTAACGGAGGTCCTTGTAGGGACCTGCGCCTCGGACCTGGACAAAATCGATATAATGGGAAATTCTTTTCTTTCCGATTCCATTGGTGCGTCTGTTCACGTATGCGCCTATGCATTTGCAGATATCGCCGAAGCGAACGGGATGAAGGGAATAGATCTTTTTAAGGAAATAAGGGAGAACACCGAGGTCCCGCTGGATTTGGACCATTTCGGAAGCTACGGACCGATGAGGTTTCCTAAAGAAATTACTGGTTGTTCAGGGTGGTGCTATAACCAGGGCCCTCCGTTTGAAGGCTGCCCGCGGGACAGGATTCATGTAAGACTTGTCGATAAGGAAAAGGAGGACCTCTGCGACAGGGATGAATGGGTAAAAGTTTCATCGTCGGTTGCGGTTAATCTTACATGCGTCCAGGGAGCGGAGGGGCACGCTGCACCGCTTAAAGAAGCCGTGGACGTTGCAGGACTCGCGAAAAAGTATGGCAAACCCGTTGAAGCGATTATGTTCGCCGGGGACGGTTATGAAGATCTCATCAAAGGCTTTTCTTCGGCTCTTGATATTGGTGCGGACATATTTGTAATAGAGGGAGGCCCTTTTAACCGTGCAGAAAACCGTCTCGACGCCTTTTCAAGGGCGGTTGCTGTGGCAAGGATTCTTGCACCCGGAAAAATAGTGGTTACAAACGGTGCCTACGAGGATGAATGCCGTATTGGTCTTCGTTCCGGTCTGAACGGTATAATTACCGGATTTCCGAAGAACCATCACGGTTATATGTGCGGCTATTCACCCGGAACGGCGAAAAGGGGCAGGTTCGGACTTCCGAGAGTTATGCAGATTATACGTGAAGAGGTTAAGGAGGGCCTGACGCATGCACCTATAGGGAAAGGAGAACTGGAATCTCTTGCACGTGCTGTGAAAGCCGCGGGTCAGTCGAACGTTTACCCTGAAAAGATAGGATATACTTATGTCGGAGATGCTCACTGGGTGTCTCTTCCTTCAACGCCTTTATATGAAAGGGTTTCCGTCAAAAACACTGTTTCTGATATTGTCAAAATGGCTGATGAGGGTATTATAGGAGAAAGTGTGGCTCTTCTCGGGGGACGGTTTGTCTCCTGGGTTATTGCAAAGGAGCTTGACGGCAGGGTTGACCGGATAAGGATAAGCGATGCCGACTCATGGGTGGAGCAGGTGACTGTCGACAATCTCAGTTGCGGGCTGAAATCAGAAGTATGCCGCGCATACTCGGATGACAAAGCCGCATATGATCAAAGCGACAGTACGATAATCTGCTCTACGATACCTTTCCTTTCGGAAAAAATTTCATGCGGTCTGAAAAATTCCATAAAGCTGGTTTAA
- the hmd gene encoding 5,10-methenyltetrahydromethanopterin hydrogenase, with product MSIKKVAILGAGCYRTHAATGITNFARACEVAEKVGKPEIAMAHSTVIMGAELKYLAGIDNIVISDPSFGGEFTVVKDFDYNEVIKAHKDDPEKIMPKIREKVNELAKTVPKPPKGAIHFVHPEELGLKVTTDDREAVKDADLIITWLPKGDMQKGIIEKFAGDIKQGAIITHACTIPTTLFYKIFEDLGIADKVEVTSYHPGSVPENKGQVYIAEGYASKEAIDTMYELGKKARGNAFKLPAELLGPVCDMCAALTAITYAGLLAYRDAVMNILGAPAGFSQMMAKESLEQVNAYMNRVGIKHLEENLDPGVFLGTADSMNFGPIAEILPTVLKFLEKRSK from the coding sequence ATGAGTATTAAGAAAGTTGCGATTTTAGGTGCCGGCTGCTACAGGACGCACGCGGCAACAGGTATAACCAACTTTGCAAGAGCCTGTGAAGTTGCAGAAAAGGTCGGAAAGCCGGAGATAGCAATGGCGCACTCCACGGTGATTATGGGCGCCGAGCTTAAGTATCTGGCCGGAATAGACAACATAGTTATCTCTGATCCTTCATTTGGGGGGGAATTCACTGTAGTCAAAGACTTTGACTATAATGAAGTGATAAAGGCGCACAAGGACGATCCCGAAAAGATAATGCCGAAGATAAGGGAAAAGGTCAACGAACTTGCAAAAACCGTTCCGAAACCTCCGAAAGGTGCAATCCATTTCGTACACCCTGAAGAGCTCGGCCTGAAGGTAACGACGGACGACAGGGAGGCGGTAAAGGACGCTGACCTCATAATCACCTGGCTTCCGAAGGGGGACATGCAAAAAGGAATCATCGAGAAGTTTGCCGGGGATATCAAACAGGGGGCTATAATTACACATGCATGCACAATCCCGACGACTCTGTTCTACAAGATATTTGAAGACCTTGGTATTGCCGACAAGGTTGAAGTAACATCATATCATCCCGGTTCTGTTCCGGAGAACAAGGGTCAGGTGTATATTGCAGAAGGCTATGCCTCCAAAGAAGCTATTGACACGATGTACGAACTTGGAAAGAAGGCCCGCGGCAATGCGTTCAAGCTGCCTGCAGAACTTCTCGGGCCGGTCTGCGACATGTGTGCCGCACTTACGGCAATAACATATGCAGGTCTTCTGGCCTATCGTGACGCTGTCATGAACATTCTCGGGGCACCGGCAGGGTTCAGCCAGATGATGGCAAAGGAGTCGCTTGAGCAGGTCAACGCCTACATGAACAGGGTAGGGATAAAGCACCTTGAGGAAAACCTTGACCCGGGTGTATTCCTTGGTACTGCCGATTCGATGAACTTCGGGCCAATAGCAGAGATTCTGCCCACAGTCCTGAAATTCCTGGAGAAAAGATCAAAATAA
- a CDS encoding DUF4062 domain-containing protein, translated as MENKKKLTIFVSSTVYGFEELLDKTYTLLTKYGYEVWMSHKGTVPVFSDRSAFENCINAVVNCDLFLGLITPFYGSGRNGEEISITHQELKKAIELNKPRWLLVHDHVVFAKSLLKYLGYDTKLSRKKLSLGKNRIFDDLRVIDMYEEALISQKPLSKRSGNWVQKYYSDDDVIIFANAQFFRYQEVEAFVKENFEDYNHVSKAIRDSGGRL; from the coding sequence ATGGAAAATAAGAAAAAACTAACAATTTTTGTGTCATCTACTGTGTATGGTTTTGAGGAACTTTTAGATAAAACTTACACACTTTTGACTAAATATGGTTATGAGGTCTGGATGTCACATAAAGGAACAGTTCCAGTTTTTTCCGATCGCTCTGCTTTTGAGAATTGCATCAACGCAGTAGTAAATTGTGATCTGTTTCTAGGATTGATAACTCCATTTTATGGATCTGGAAGAAATGGTGAAGAAATTTCTATAACGCATCAGGAGTTAAAAAAGGCTATTGAGCTGAATAAACCACGCTGGTTATTAGTTCATGATCATGTAGTTTTCGCCAAATCGCTTCTTAAATATTTAGGATATGACACTAAATTAAGCAGAAAAAAACTTTCCTTAGGAAAAAACCGTATTTTTGATGATCTCCGTGTTATTGATATGTATGAGGAAGCACTAATTTCACAAAAGCCTCTTTCAAAGCGGAGTGGGAACTGGGTTCAAAAGTATTATTCTGATGATGATGTCATCATTTTTGCAAATGCACAATTTTTCCGCTACCAAGAGGTTGAAGCATTTGTAAAAGAAAATTTTGAAGACTATAATCATGTCTCTAAAGCAATACGTGACTCTGGAGGTAGATTATGA
- a CDS encoding RNA-binding domain-containing protein, giving the protein MKFNKLNEYLMLGEEGQNIEFKEKCQNISHVGKIVCGFLNTSGGYILCGVDETGNIKGINITKSRLNSIEKNFQQNISPKVLISVELTEIEGKYILVIEVPAGKDVPYAYDDIVYIRADNITKKADIYTVQDMILRKQIETERWERRFSTANINDDLDQTEIFSTVKELSSRFKFRDRDNTSMILEDLSVSKYGRLTNGGDVLFGKNPAIRYPQVRVRASCYTSDKSDENYKDLKSFEGPLISTLEDVFLFIQRNTPTKSHFSLNDLKREDKSLYPPAAIREGLVNAFVHRDYSNFAGGIIVSIYPNRLEINNTGTLPDGVTLGKLSSGQISVLRNPDIAHVVYLRGLMEKMGRGSIMIQKSCVDHGLPIPRWFCDKNGVTLIFYAPEVAPEVAPEVAPEVAPEVIKVLQVLKGEMSRKELQKSLNLKDAENFRKKYLLPSIKGGYIEMTIPEKPNSRNQKYCLENKGKKILKLLELDS; this is encoded by the coding sequence ATGAAATTCAATAAGCTTAATGAGTACCTAATGCTTGGGGAAGAGGGGCAAAATATTGAATTCAAAGAAAAATGTCAGAATATTTCACATGTCGGCAAGATCGTCTGTGGTTTTTTGAACACATCTGGAGGATATATCTTATGTGGAGTGGATGAAACCGGTAATATTAAAGGGATCAATATAACCAAATCAAGATTAAATAGTATTGAAAAAAATTTTCAACAAAATATCTCACCAAAAGTTCTTATTTCCGTTGAATTGACTGAAATTGAAGGAAAATATATTCTTGTCATAGAAGTTCCTGCAGGTAAGGATGTACCCTATGCATATGATGACATCGTTTACATCAGGGCAGATAATATTACAAAAAAAGCTGACATTTATACAGTTCAGGATATGATCCTCCGTAAACAAATTGAAACTGAAAGATGGGAACGACGTTTCTCAACGGCCAATATCAATGATGATTTAGATCAAACTGAAATATTTTCAACAGTGAAAGAATTATCCAGTCGCTTCAAATTTCGGGATAGAGATAACACAAGTATGATTCTTGAGGACTTATCTGTCTCTAAATATGGTCGTTTAACAAATGGTGGAGACGTCCTTTTTGGAAAGAACCCTGCAATTAGATATCCACAAGTTCGTGTTCGTGCTTCATGCTATACGTCTGATAAATCTGATGAAAATTATAAAGATTTAAAATCATTTGAGGGACCTCTGATTTCGACTCTTGAAGATGTATTTCTCTTTATACAGAGGAATACGCCCACGAAATCACATTTTAGCCTCAATGATCTAAAACGTGAAGATAAATCACTTTATCCACCTGCTGCGATTCGTGAAGGTCTCGTAAATGCTTTTGTTCACCGAGATTATAGTAATTTTGCAGGAGGGATTATAGTCAGCATTTATCCAAACAGACTGGAAATTAATAATACTGGTACTCTTCCTGATGGTGTCACATTAGGTAAACTTTCATCAGGGCAGATCTCAGTCTTGAGGAACCCTGATATAGCTCATGTTGTTTATCTGCGGGGATTAATGGAAAAGATGGGGCGCGGTAGTATAATGATCCAAAAATCTTGTGTAGATCATGGATTACCTATTCCCAGATGGTTCTGTGATAAGAACGGCGTTACTTTAATTTTCTATGCCCCGGAAGTTGCCCCGGAAGTTGCCCCGGAAGTTGCCCCGGAAGTTGCCCCGGAAGTCATAAAAGTATTACAAGTTTTAAAAGGAGAAATGTCACGCAAAGAGCTTCAAAAAAGTTTAAATCTAAAAGATGCTGAAAACTTTAGGAAAAAATACTTACTCCCCTCAATTAAAGGAGGATATATTGAAATGACAATTCCAGAGAAACCAAATAGCAGAAATCAAAAATATTGTCTAGAGAATAAAGGTAAAAAAATTTTAAAGTTACTTGAATTAGATTCATAG